A genomic window from Micromonospora violae includes:
- a CDS encoding metallophosphoesterase family protein, which yields MSDERDHPDHRDEATDRPDRPPAGERAAHRPRSTEPLELGFTPRKPVPWLAPFLLISTGIRTLLAVLFGAYLDKRELQNAFGDDIFRQVGPDGGLWLDYVADLGDGFNATYSVAYLLAQPELTVDGHRLPRAQTLVMGGDQVYPSAAYAAYEDRCKGPYQAALPVAPAEKPTLFAVPGNHDWYDGLTAFLRLFVRSRDRNFAGWGTGQSRSYFAVELPAGWWLLGVDDQSGSYLDDPQLAYFDEVARRLGPESKVIIAAPSPTWVKAADNPTAYDSIDYFIRTIIDPTGARVRLLISGDLHHYARYSGPDRQLITCGGGGAYLYPTHKLPEHIEVPPRDTPTRKASPAQPYDLVARYPDAARSRRYGWGIFPRLPFRNPGFTTLLGTLHTLLMLAMAGATANWADSTDQRLFTVPLVVMVLVTVLAAALFAKPPSASGKRHARHWILGVSHGVAQVALAAAGTWAWLALPFYDWAWPLPAVAAAVLYGPVSGLVASQLVAAYLVVASSFGVNVNELFAGQGIEDSKSFLRLRIDPDGTLTIYPVGVDRVSRDWQVNPDQSPTQSWLIPKSPLTPRLTEPPTVLH from the coding sequence GTGAGCGACGAACGCGACCACCCCGACCACCGGGACGAGGCCACCGACCGTCCTGACCGCCCGCCGGCCGGTGAACGCGCCGCCCATCGGCCGCGCAGCACCGAACCGTTGGAGTTGGGCTTCACGCCGCGCAAGCCGGTGCCGTGGCTGGCGCCGTTCCTGCTGATCAGCACCGGCATCCGGACGCTGCTGGCGGTGCTCTTCGGGGCGTACCTGGACAAGCGTGAGTTGCAGAACGCGTTCGGCGACGACATCTTCCGCCAGGTCGGGCCGGACGGCGGGTTGTGGCTCGACTACGTGGCCGACCTGGGTGACGGCTTCAACGCGACGTACTCGGTGGCGTACCTGCTGGCGCAGCCCGAGCTGACCGTCGACGGGCACCGCCTGCCCCGGGCGCAGACCCTGGTGATGGGCGGCGACCAGGTGTACCCGTCGGCGGCCTACGCCGCGTACGAGGACCGGTGCAAGGGCCCTTACCAGGCTGCTCTGCCGGTGGCGCCGGCCGAGAAGCCGACGCTCTTCGCGGTGCCGGGCAACCACGACTGGTACGACGGCCTCACTGCGTTCCTGCGGTTGTTCGTCCGTTCCCGGGACCGCAACTTCGCGGGCTGGGGCACCGGGCAGTCCCGGTCGTACTTCGCGGTGGAGTTGCCGGCCGGCTGGTGGTTGCTCGGCGTGGACGACCAGTCCGGCTCGTACCTCGACGACCCGCAGTTGGCCTACTTCGACGAGGTGGCCCGGCGGCTCGGCCCGGAGTCGAAGGTGATCATCGCCGCGCCGTCGCCGACCTGGGTCAAGGCCGCCGACAACCCCACGGCGTACGACTCGATTGACTACTTCATCCGTACGATCATCGACCCGACCGGGGCACGGGTACGCCTGCTGATCTCCGGTGACCTGCACCACTACGCCCGCTATTCCGGGCCGGACCGGCAGCTGATCACGTGCGGTGGGGGCGGCGCGTACCTCTACCCCACGCACAAGCTGCCGGAGCACATCGAGGTGCCACCGCGGGACACGCCGACCCGCAAAGCCAGCCCTGCCCAGCCGTACGACCTGGTGGCCCGTTACCCCGACGCCGCGCGGTCGCGCCGCTACGGCTGGGGCATCTTCCCCCGCTTGCCGTTCCGCAATCCCGGCTTCACCACGTTGCTCGGCACCCTGCACACCCTGCTGATGCTGGCCATGGCGGGCGCCACGGCGAACTGGGCCGACAGCACCGACCAGCGGCTGTTCACCGTACCGCTGGTCGTGATGGTGCTGGTCACGGTGCTGGCGGCAGCCCTGTTCGCCAAGCCGCCGAGCGCGAGCGGCAAGCGTCACGCCCGGCACTGGATCCTCGGCGTCAGCCACGGCGTGGCGCAGGTGGCCCTGGCGGCGGCCGGCACCTGGGCCTGGTTGGCGCTGCCGTTCTACGACTGGGCGTGGCCGTTGCCGGCGGTCGCCGCGGCGGTGCTCTACGGCCCGGTGTCCGGTCTGGTGGCGAGCCAGCTGGTGGCGGCGTACCTGGTGGTGGCGAGCTCGTTCGGAGTGAACGTCAACGAACTCTTCGCCGGCCAGGGCATCGAGGACTCCAAGTCGTTCCTGCGGCTGCGAATCGACCCGGACGGCACGTTGACCATCTACCCGGTGGGGGTGGACCGGGTCTCCCGCGACTGGCAGGTGAACCCCGACCAGTCTCCCACCCAGAGCTGGCTGATCCCCAAATCTCCCCTGACCCCCCGCCTAACCGAACCCCCCACAGTCCTGCACTAA
- a CDS encoding YbaB/EbfC family nucleoid-associated protein — MPRGEIDEAWIEEAVRRYRRIESLQAEFDQAVSTVEVTVRSPDGLVEVVVTAGGRITDVRFLGPLHTRSPRDVAGSVQAAVTAAADAAEWAREKLHNETFAAYRPLAGA; from the coding sequence ATGCCGCGGGGGGAGATCGACGAAGCCTGGATCGAGGAGGCGGTGCGACGCTACCGCCGGATCGAATCCCTCCAGGCCGAGTTCGACCAGGCGGTGTCGACCGTCGAGGTGACCGTCCGCTCGCCGGACGGCCTGGTCGAGGTGGTGGTCACCGCCGGTGGGCGGATCACCGACGTCCGGTTCCTCGGGCCGCTGCACACTCGCAGCCCGCGCGACGTGGCCGGTTCCGTGCAGGCCGCGGTCACCGCCGCGGCCGACGCCGCCGAGTGGGCCCGGGAGAAGCTGCACAACGAGACGTTCGCCGCCTACCGACCGCTCGCGGGGGCCTGA
- a CDS encoding DNA polymerase III subunit delta' yields the protein MPDVFADLVGQDEAVIELRRAAAAAAATILRAGVADRAPASVAAGPAGGDESAFPADGAATAADPSTGMTHAWIFTGPPGSGRSVAARAFAAALQCVHGTGCGDCPGCRTTMGGTHADVRLVVPEGLSIGVGEMRALVLRAASTPSGGRWQVVIIEDADRLTEAAGNALLKAIEEPPPRTVFLLCAPSTHPDDISVTIRSRCRVVPLRQPPAAAVAEVLVRRDGIAPDVAQWAAAAAQGHVGRARRLARDPEARKRREAVLAVPRRLTGVGAAFDAASALIEAAEAEAAASVTEADTTERAALETALGAGGTGRGAAGAIRGAAGQLKELEKRQKSRATRAQRDALDRALVDLAGFYRDALTMALRAPVAPVHTDTAALAGAGAQKWDAEGSLRRLEAVLACRAAIEANVKPRIAVEAMMLALWKG from the coding sequence ATGCCGGACGTCTTCGCCGACCTGGTCGGTCAGGACGAGGCGGTGATCGAGCTGCGGCGCGCAGCAGCCGCAGCAGCCGCCACCATCCTGCGTGCGGGCGTCGCCGACCGGGCACCCGCATCGGTCGCCGCCGGCCCTGCCGGCGGCGACGAGTCCGCGTTCCCGGCCGACGGTGCCGCGACCGCTGCGGATCCGTCCACCGGGATGACGCACGCGTGGATCTTCACCGGGCCACCCGGCTCCGGCCGCTCGGTCGCCGCCCGGGCGTTCGCCGCCGCACTCCAGTGCGTGCACGGCACCGGCTGCGGGGACTGCCCCGGCTGTCGCACCACGATGGGCGGTACCCACGCCGACGTGCGGTTGGTGGTGCCGGAAGGGCTCTCCATCGGCGTCGGCGAGATGCGCGCACTGGTGCTCCGCGCGGCCAGCACCCCGTCCGGCGGGCGCTGGCAGGTGGTGATCATCGAGGATGCCGACCGGCTCACCGAGGCCGCCGGCAACGCGCTGCTCAAGGCGATCGAGGAGCCCCCGCCGCGGACGGTCTTCCTGCTCTGCGCGCCGTCCACCCACCCGGACGACATCTCGGTGACCATCCGGTCGCGCTGTCGGGTCGTACCCCTGCGTCAGCCGCCGGCCGCCGCGGTGGCCGAGGTGCTGGTTCGTCGGGACGGCATCGCGCCCGACGTGGCGCAGTGGGCGGCGGCGGCCGCGCAGGGTCACGTGGGTCGGGCCCGCCGGCTGGCCCGCGACCCGGAGGCCCGTAAACGGCGCGAGGCGGTGCTCGCGGTGCCCCGCCGGTTGACCGGTGTCGGCGCGGCGTTCGACGCGGCGTCCGCGCTGATCGAGGCGGCCGAGGCGGAGGCCGCGGCGTCCGTCACCGAGGCCGACACGACCGAGCGGGCGGCACTGGAGACCGCGCTCGGCGCGGGCGGCACCGGCCGGGGCGCGGCCGGCGCCATCCGGGGTGCCGCCGGGCAGCTCAAGGAGCTGGAGAAGCGGCAGAAGTCCCGGGCCACCCGGGCCCAGCGGGACGCGCTGGATCGCGCCCTCGTCGACCTGGCGGGCTTCTACCGCGACGCGCTCACCATGGCGCTGCGCGCGCCCGTCGCCCCGGTGCACACCGACACGGCGGCGCTGGCCGGCGCTGGTGCGCAGAAGTGGGACGCCGAGGGGTCGCTGCGCCGGCTGGAGGCCGTGCTGGCCTGCCGTGCGGCGATCGAGGCGAACGTCAAGCCGCGGATCGCGGTGGAGGCGATGATGCTGGCCCTCTGGAAGGGCTGA
- a CDS encoding sporulation-delaying protein SdpB family protein — MFASVALAQPSRLRVLGGYGLPRSLLAAATLSVLGFNPPGILFAPTPADPSGMRCDGVAGAGLWCLVGDSPQSQAVLRWLALVVLAVCVSGWRPSWLCLPQWYITASLAMALPAPSGADYVAQIMAMLLVLLALGDRRRWHWGPPRLAPHWTGAAAAALLAVPVQLSIVYLAATAAKLAQSEWRDGSALPAALLNPSFGVSDGLACLVRSLVGTPASAVATWTVLGLEASLGVLVLAPMAYRRLAIALGVALHGVIAVLLGLPVFGLVMIAAVILSAASSSAGPRPAGQPQVPLLKESGDVLARTAD, encoded by the coding sequence ATGTTCGCGTCGGTAGCCCTCGCCCAGCCGTCCCGGCTGCGGGTCCTGGGCGGCTACGGTCTGCCGAGAAGCCTGCTGGCAGCCGCCACCCTCAGCGTGCTCGGGTTCAACCCTCCGGGGATTCTGTTCGCACCGACTCCGGCCGATCCATCGGGCATGCGGTGCGACGGCGTCGCCGGCGCGGGCCTGTGGTGTCTCGTCGGGGACTCGCCGCAGAGTCAGGCCGTGCTTCGCTGGCTTGCGCTCGTTGTGCTGGCGGTCTGTGTGAGTGGGTGGCGCCCGTCATGGCTGTGTCTGCCTCAGTGGTACATCACCGCGAGCCTCGCGATGGCCCTGCCGGCGCCGAGCGGTGCGGATTACGTCGCCCAGATCATGGCCATGCTGCTGGTGCTGCTCGCCCTCGGCGATCGGCGGCGATGGCACTGGGGTCCGCCCCGCCTGGCGCCGCATTGGACGGGAGCGGCAGCGGCGGCACTTCTTGCGGTGCCGGTTCAGCTCAGCATCGTCTACCTGGCGGCGACGGCGGCCAAGCTTGCGCAGAGCGAATGGCGCGACGGATCGGCGCTGCCCGCGGCGCTTCTGAATCCGAGTTTCGGGGTGTCCGACGGGCTCGCATGTCTGGTCCGGTCACTGGTGGGCACCCCGGCCAGCGCCGTGGCGACGTGGACGGTGCTGGGGCTGGAGGCGTCCCTCGGCGTGCTCGTGCTGGCGCCGATGGCCTACCGGCGGCTGGCCATCGCGCTGGGTGTCGCCCTGCACGGCGTCATCGCTGTCCTGCTCGGCCTGCCGGTGTTCGGCCTCGTCATGATCGCTGCGGTGATCCTCAGCGCCGCGTCTTCCTCCGCCGGCCCTCGCCCCGCCGGTCAGCCGCAAGTCCCCTTACTGAAGGAGAGCGGAGATGTTCTGGCACGTACAGCCGATTGA
- a CDS encoding flavin reductase family protein has translation MRTFPTGVVALTSVREGRPVGATLGSFFSISLRPALVGFSISRDSATWRSIGRSGRLGIDVLAFDQESVGLALAASGDDKFEGISWRWSDNGLPIIDGCNAHFECRVENCHRAGDHFIVVARVEEVRRLRDVPPLVHCDRNFHQLAVVSAHYAGS, from the coding sequence ATGCGCACGTTCCCGACGGGCGTGGTCGCGCTCACGAGCGTCCGCGAGGGGAGGCCGGTCGGGGCGACGCTCGGCTCGTTCTTCTCGATTTCCCTCCGTCCTGCCCTCGTCGGGTTTTCCATCTCCCGGGATTCGGCCACCTGGCGATCGATCGGCCGGAGCGGACGGCTCGGCATCGATGTGCTGGCATTCGACCAGGAGTCGGTCGGCCTCGCCCTGGCCGCATCCGGAGACGACAAGTTCGAAGGCATCTCGTGGCGCTGGTCGGACAATGGCCTGCCGATCATCGACGGCTGTAACGCCCACTTCGAATGCCGGGTGGAGAACTGTCACCGCGCCGGCGACCATTTCATCGTCGTCGCGCGCGTCGAGGAGGTGCGGCGGCTACGTGACGTCCCGCCGTTGGTGCATTGTGATCGCAATTTCCACCAGTTGGCTGTCGTCTCGGCTCACTACGCGGGGTCCTGA
- a CDS encoding GNAT family N-acetyltransferase — protein sequence MFWHVQPIDPTDLDDAVLAAHHRLAAAALAAERPTEPPPTREGSDEWLQAVSTPARRILLWSVSDDGGLVGVARAALPGHENSHHAQVEVRVDPTRWREGAGTALLRVVADAVHAAGRESVSAWLTKGTPGAALAARLGLKVTSTMLIQQLSFATADATRWRCPAPAGYRQVRWISPAPDELITNFAHAKTAIHGAPFGSVSYHLPTWTVERVRAAEADLVARNVQQRVVAAVHEDTGEIVGLTELQFRPERPAIGLQQDTAVSAPHRGHRLGVFMKSEMLRWLAADPVPGLDCILTSTAPSNVHMNRINEELGFVRTRTAQLVEGDVEDLVARLA from the coding sequence ATGTTCTGGCACGTACAGCCGATTGACCCCACCGACCTGGATGACGCGGTCCTCGCCGCGCACCACCGGCTGGCGGCGGCGGCGCTGGCCGCCGAGCGGCCGACCGAGCCGCCGCCGACCCGGGAAGGCTCCGACGAGTGGCTCCAGGCTGTCTCCACGCCGGCCCGGCGCATCCTGTTGTGGAGCGTCAGCGATGACGGTGGCCTGGTCGGTGTGGCGCGTGCGGCCCTGCCCGGTCACGAGAACAGCCACCATGCGCAGGTGGAGGTTCGGGTCGATCCCACACGCTGGCGCGAAGGCGCCGGCACGGCGTTGCTGCGCGTCGTCGCGGACGCCGTGCACGCCGCGGGCCGCGAGTCAGTAAGTGCTTGGCTGACCAAAGGCACGCCGGGAGCCGCCCTCGCGGCGCGTCTCGGGCTCAAGGTGACGTCCACGATGCTTATCCAGCAACTGAGCTTCGCGACCGCCGACGCCACTCGCTGGCGGTGTCCGGCGCCGGCCGGGTATCGGCAGGTCCGGTGGATCAGCCCGGCGCCGGACGAGCTGATCACCAATTTCGCCCACGCCAAGACCGCGATCCACGGCGCTCCGTTCGGCAGCGTGTCATACCATCTGCCGACCTGGACGGTGGAGCGGGTCCGAGCGGCCGAAGCCGATCTGGTGGCACGGAACGTGCAGCAGCGTGTGGTTGCGGCCGTTCACGAGGACACCGGCGAAATCGTCGGACTGACCGAGTTGCAGTTCCGCCCGGAGCGGCCGGCGATCGGCCTTCAACAGGACACCGCGGTCTCCGCCCCCCACCGGGGGCACCGGCTCGGCGTCTTCATGAAGAGCGAGATGCTCCGCTGGCTGGCCGCTGACCCCGTTCCCGGCCTCGACTGCATTCTGACGAGTACGGCACCCAGCAACGTCCACATGAACCGCATCAACGAGGAACTCGGCTTCGTCCGCACGCGTACCGCACAGCTTGTGGAGGGTGACGTCGAAGACCTGGTGGCTCGGTTGGCATAG
- a CDS encoding PSP1 domain-containing protein → MGMLCAVSFNRYGRLYYLDPGELRPQVGDRVLVPTDDGPEVAECVWAAQWVTEDTDGFPRLVGLAGDDDLRRDEALRRRKAEAKVAAKRLIRSHGLPMKVVAVDHVLGSAESGGERSTVYFTAPHRVDFRSLVRDLGATLHCRVELRQLSARDSARVQGGIGSCGRDLCCATFLTDFEPVTIRMAKDQDLPLNPLRISGACGRLMCCLKYEHPLYQRFQETAPAVGSRVSTPEGDGRVVGHSVPRDAVTVRLDADGSRSMCSRADVCGSRQAHNQHYTP, encoded by the coding sequence ATGGGCATGCTCTGCGCGGTCAGCTTCAACCGGTACGGGCGCCTCTACTACCTCGACCCGGGCGAATTGCGCCCGCAGGTGGGCGACCGCGTGCTGGTGCCCACCGATGACGGGCCCGAGGTGGCGGAGTGCGTGTGGGCAGCGCAGTGGGTGACTGAGGACACCGACGGTTTCCCCCGCCTGGTGGGGTTGGCTGGCGACGACGACCTGCGCCGGGATGAGGCGTTGCGTCGGCGCAAGGCCGAGGCGAAGGTGGCCGCGAAACGGCTGATCCGCTCGCACGGCCTGCCGATGAAGGTGGTGGCGGTCGACCATGTGCTCGGCTCCGCCGAGAGTGGCGGTGAGCGCAGCACCGTGTACTTCACCGCCCCGCACCGGGTGGACTTCCGTTCCCTGGTCCGCGACCTGGGCGCGACCCTGCACTGCCGGGTGGAGCTGCGCCAACTCTCCGCCCGCGACTCCGCGCGGGTGCAGGGTGGCATCGGCTCCTGCGGTCGGGACCTGTGCTGCGCCACGTTCCTCACCGACTTCGAACCGGTGACCATCCGGATGGCGAAGGACCAGGACCTACCGCTCAACCCGCTGCGCATCTCCGGCGCGTGCGGCCGGCTGATGTGCTGCCTCAAGTACGAGCACCCGCTGTACCAACGCTTCCAGGAGACCGCCCCGGCGGTGGGTAGCCGGGTCAGTACGCCGGAGGGCGACGGCAGGGTGGTCGGCCACAGCGTCCCCCGCGACGCGGTGACCGTACGCCTGGACGCCGACGGCTCGCGTTCCATGTGCTCCCGCGCCGACGTCTGCGGCTCCCGCCAAGCCCACAACCAGCACTACACCCCCTAA
- a CDS encoding AfsR/SARP family transcriptional regulator, producing the protein MHANERVSRHKIVSILWTAPPRSWQQQLHNAASALRAFVRTGDGEVQLHSDGSYLRLQVSSDRLDTLEFQAAIAAGRSRLAEGRAAEAREEYGRAVGLWRGPIPDPGYPEGAEFAARLEGMFVDLVEELAQLKLDAGEPAEAVPLLASQVAAHPLRESLRMLYMRALWQSGRPAEALTVFERGRQILADELGVDPNADLRNLHAAILRGTYDKTAEPSDEPPAPHPVAARAPRLLPHTPHEFTGRTEELRLLQKAASNGTSTLAISAIDGMGGVGKTALAIRFAHEISDDFPDGQFFVDLRGFTNGKEPLTPEQALGVLLRDAGLSVESVESDGAGRAAQWRSLMAGKQALVVLDNAVDAAQVRPLLPGTGGSLVVITSRRRLVSLEGAVPLSVDTLPLDDGIALFRQVCGEDRSRLDDEAVAEVVRLCGQLPLATRIAAARFRHRPTWSIDDLVRQLRHQHTRTRLLASGDRSVVVALSLSYRHLTTTQQRIFRLLSQHPATEFDGYSVAALAGISVPEAEASLEALFDDNVVLQPRAGRYQLHDLIRDAAQQLHEQYGASTDGRRAAERVVDYYLSLARAWCGPLAIRPFAFEAEQEVRETLPERPPGVTVREALEGERVNFVAAIRLALREGMHRRVWQLTCSLQPLLALRNFEGDSLEVIRSAVTSARIAGDRDGECLALYALALATRERRESGLAATVFTQAIEAAAELGNAGWQAYQYADLGSAQLNSGQPQQARSSFQAGLHLAAEAGDPFAVHLLNNNLSVVSRELGAYDDAMRHLDAAEAALPELPVEAMLWMNVNRAMVLSQQGSDRAAYERFAWVLEQATAARSYRRIGIALLGLSSVSRAMWQAEPALEFGRGALEIAQQFRLREIECVALTCIGEALLELDRPAESVEVFNRASSRADEYGFTRYTARAQEGLAHERARAGDLDAARQHWQRAVERCPDGFVDAAGPKRHLEAADVRAVECDRCRHASREATDRHLGE; encoded by the coding sequence ATGCATGCGAACGAGCGAGTGTCACGCCACAAGATCGTCAGTATCCTGTGGACCGCGCCACCGCGGAGCTGGCAGCAGCAGTTGCACAATGCGGCAAGCGCCCTGCGGGCGTTCGTTCGCACGGGCGACGGCGAGGTCCAACTGCACAGCGACGGTTCTTACCTCCGTCTCCAGGTCTCGTCGGATCGATTAGACACTCTCGAATTCCAGGCGGCGATCGCCGCTGGGCGTTCGCGGCTGGCGGAAGGCCGTGCGGCGGAGGCGAGGGAGGAATACGGGCGGGCTGTCGGTCTGTGGCGAGGGCCGATACCGGATCCCGGCTATCCAGAGGGCGCGGAGTTCGCGGCACGCCTAGAAGGAATGTTCGTCGACCTTGTGGAGGAGTTGGCGCAGCTCAAGCTCGACGCGGGCGAGCCCGCCGAGGCGGTGCCGTTGCTGGCGAGCCAGGTCGCCGCCCACCCACTCCGCGAGTCGCTGCGCATGCTCTACATGCGGGCGTTGTGGCAATCCGGGCGGCCGGCCGAGGCCCTTACCGTGTTCGAGCGCGGCCGGCAGATTCTCGCCGACGAACTGGGCGTGGATCCGAATGCCGACCTTCGTAATCTGCACGCCGCGATCTTGCGGGGTACGTATGACAAGACGGCTGAGCCGTCCGACGAGCCACCTGCACCGCATCCCGTTGCAGCCCGAGCACCACGCCTTCTGCCGCACACCCCGCACGAGTTCACCGGCCGGACGGAAGAACTCCGGTTGCTGCAGAAAGCGGCGAGCAACGGGACCTCAACCCTGGCGATCTCAGCGATCGACGGCATGGGCGGCGTCGGCAAAACCGCGTTGGCGATTCGGTTCGCGCACGAAATTTCGGATGATTTCCCGGATGGTCAGTTCTTTGTCGACCTTCGCGGATTCACCAATGGAAAAGAGCCGCTGACACCGGAACAGGCGCTCGGTGTTCTGTTGCGTGACGCCGGCCTGTCCGTGGAGTCGGTGGAATCGGATGGGGCTGGAAGAGCGGCGCAATGGCGGTCGCTGATGGCGGGCAAGCAGGCGCTGGTCGTCCTCGACAACGCCGTTGACGCTGCTCAGGTCCGTCCGCTGCTGCCCGGTACCGGCGGCTCACTCGTCGTAATCACCAGCCGCCGTCGGCTGGTGTCGCTGGAGGGCGCGGTTCCGCTCTCGGTCGACACCCTTCCGCTGGACGACGGTATCGCGCTGTTCCGCCAGGTCTGCGGCGAGGACCGGTCGCGGCTAGACGACGAGGCCGTGGCCGAGGTCGTGCGGTTGTGCGGACAGCTCCCGCTGGCCACACGTATCGCTGCGGCGCGGTTTCGTCATCGGCCCACGTGGTCGATCGACGATTTGGTACGGCAGCTGCGCCATCAGCACACCCGGACCCGACTGCTCGCCTCGGGCGATCGGAGCGTCGTTGTCGCCCTGAGCCTTTCGTACCGGCACCTCACCACCACGCAGCAGCGCATCTTCCGGCTCCTGAGCCAGCACCCAGCTACCGAGTTCGACGGCTACTCCGTGGCCGCGCTGGCCGGTATATCGGTGCCGGAGGCGGAGGCCAGCCTGGAGGCGTTGTTCGACGACAACGTCGTGCTGCAACCGCGTGCCGGCCGCTACCAACTGCACGACCTGATCCGCGATGCGGCCCAACAGCTTCACGAGCAGTACGGCGCATCGACTGACGGCCGCCGCGCCGCCGAGCGCGTCGTCGATTACTACCTGTCTCTCGCCCGCGCGTGGTGCGGACCGCTGGCCATCCGTCCCTTCGCCTTCGAGGCCGAACAAGAGGTACGGGAGACGCTGCCGGAGCGCCCACCGGGCGTCACGGTCCGCGAGGCGCTGGAAGGGGAGCGCGTCAACTTTGTGGCGGCGATCCGGTTGGCGCTCAGGGAGGGGATGCACCGGCGGGTATGGCAACTGACGTGTTCCCTCCAGCCGCTGTTGGCCCTGCGCAATTTCGAGGGGGACTCTCTCGAGGTGATCCGGTCGGCGGTGACGTCAGCCAGGATCGCCGGCGACCGCGACGGTGAATGCCTGGCGCTGTACGCCTTGGCGCTGGCTACCCGTGAGCGTCGGGAGAGCGGCCTCGCGGCGACTGTCTTCACACAGGCCATCGAGGCCGCCGCGGAGCTGGGGAACGCGGGCTGGCAGGCGTACCAGTACGCGGATCTGGGTTCGGCGCAGCTCAACAGCGGTCAGCCACAGCAGGCTCGAAGCAGTTTCCAGGCCGGCCTGCATCTGGCCGCCGAGGCTGGCGACCCGTTCGCGGTGCATCTGCTCAACAACAATCTCAGCGTGGTCTCCCGCGAGCTGGGCGCCTACGACGATGCGATGAGACACCTCGATGCTGCCGAGGCCGCGTTGCCCGAGCTGCCGGTCGAGGCCATGCTCTGGATGAATGTGAACCGAGCGATGGTGCTGAGCCAGCAGGGTTCTGACCGGGCGGCGTACGAGCGGTTCGCCTGGGTTCTGGAGCAGGCTACGGCGGCCCGTTCCTACCGGCGCATCGGTATCGCCCTGCTGGGCCTGTCCTCAGTTTCCCGCGCGATGTGGCAGGCGGAGCCGGCGCTCGAATTCGGCCGCGGTGCGCTGGAGATCGCCCAGCAGTTCCGGCTCCGGGAGATCGAGTGCGTGGCGCTGACATGTATCGGCGAGGCGCTGTTGGAGCTGGATCGCCCCGCAGAGTCGGTCGAGGTCTTCAATCGCGCGTCGAGCCGTGCCGACGAATACGGTTTCACCCGCTATACCGCCCGTGCGCAGGAAGGACTCGCTCATGAGCGGGCCCGGGCGGGCGATCTCGACGCCGCTCGGCAGCACTGGCAAAGGGCCGTGGAACGCTGCCCCGACGGATTCGTCGACGCAGCCGGGCCGAAGCGGCATCTCGAAGCTGCCGACGTCCGTGCGGTCGAGTGCGACAGATGCCGGCACGCGTCCCGGGAGGCAACGGATCGCCACCTGGGCGAGTAG
- a CDS encoding MFS transporter: MTRAAESQRRDESTSSAFVRIWVAQTLSNLGDTIFLSSVIWAATVLYGSDFGTIGVGLALFLPTALLLPFGGVLVDRYPRQRLLFGTDVIRALLTLALGVVLSYVEPAAAILLFTVAAVRVAGVLFMPAMHALLGEVARSDAMLLKLDSWMLASRMLAGIVGPLISGVVITSGLGMALIINGATFVVSCIALYLSRDLLSRPKPPARRSAGVLAAAKEGAATALHDPIFRRLAPTLPVIDLVGSGLTLLLPTLLMSRSESHASSYGLLISAWAVGRFGGLLLFRIRLLSERRGFLLATNCVLQGVVVCAISLTPGLILSAALFVLLGLPSGGASVCVNAYIQTEIPNELRGRVFSLLQSLVAVAMPLGPLVGGALAAWGRPSTAVFLLGGLLTAVGIPALLSPRVWNWKAPARAA, from the coding sequence ATGACCAGAGCTGCCGAGTCGCAACGTCGTGACGAATCGACGTCCTCCGCATTCGTTCGAATCTGGGTGGCCCAGACCCTGTCCAACCTCGGCGACACCATCTTCCTGTCGTCGGTGATCTGGGCCGCGACCGTGCTCTACGGATCCGACTTCGGCACCATCGGCGTCGGGCTGGCGCTGTTCCTGCCGACCGCGTTGCTGCTGCCGTTCGGCGGTGTGCTGGTCGATCGGTACCCACGCCAGCGTCTCCTATTCGGCACCGATGTGATCCGGGCGCTGCTCACCCTGGCCCTCGGCGTGGTCTTGTCCTACGTGGAGCCCGCGGCGGCGATCCTGTTATTCACCGTGGCCGCCGTCCGAGTCGCCGGGGTCCTCTTCATGCCGGCGATGCATGCGCTTCTCGGGGAGGTCGCCCGCTCGGACGCCATGCTCCTCAAGCTGGACTCGTGGATGCTGGCCTCGCGGATGCTGGCCGGCATCGTCGGGCCACTGATCAGTGGCGTGGTCATCACGTCCGGCCTCGGCATGGCTCTGATCATCAACGGTGCGACGTTCGTGGTGTCCTGCATCGCCCTCTATCTGAGCCGTGATCTGCTCTCCCGGCCGAAGCCTCCGGCGCGGCGGTCGGCCGGCGTCCTGGCTGCGGCTAAGGAAGGAGCCGCGACAGCGCTGCACGATCCGATCTTCCGCCGGCTCGCCCCCACCCTGCCGGTGATCGACCTGGTCGGCTCGGGTCTGACCCTGCTGCTGCCCACCCTGCTGATGTCCCGCTCCGAGTCGCACGCGTCCTCGTACGGACTGCTCATCTCGGCGTGGGCCGTCGGCCGCTTCGGTGGGCTCCTGCTGTTCCGAATCCGTCTGCTCAGTGAACGCAGGGGCTTCCTGCTGGCCACGAACTGCGTCCTTCAGGGCGTCGTGGTCTGTGCTATCTCGCTGACCCCGGGCCTGATCCTGTCGGCGGCCCTGTTCGTTCTCCTCGGGCTTCCGTCCGGGGGCGCTTCGGTGTGCGTCAACGCCTACATCCAGACCGAGATCCCCAACGAGCTTCGCGGACGGGTCTTCAGTCTGCTCCAGTCGCTCGTCGCCGTGGCGATGCCGCTGGGTCCCCTGGTCGGCGGCGCGCTCGCGGCTTGGGGGCGCCCCTCCACCGCGGTCTTTCTCCTGGGCGGGCTGCTCACCGCCGTCGGGATCCCGGCCCTGCTCAGTCCTCGGGTATGGAACTGGAAGGCACCCGCCAGGGCAGCGTAG